In Nitrospinota bacterium, the sequence AGCACCACGCCGCCCTCGGCCGTGTAGACGACCCGACCGTCAACAATCGTCGCCAAGACCCGGCCTTTGACCTTCCATCCAGCGAAGGGGGTGTTTCGGCCCCTGGAGTAGAACCGCTCAGGCTCGACCGTCCAGGCTTCTTCCGGGTTAAAGACCACCACATCGGCCGGCGACCCGACGGACAAGGTCCCGGCGGGAAGGCCCAGGCAGCGGGCCGGCCCC encodes:
- a CDS encoding amidohydrolase family protein, encoding MATDHAPHAEAEKEVEFDQAAFGVVGLETALPLVLRLVEEGLMGLPEAVERLTLGPARCLGLPAGTLSVGSPADVVVFNPEEAWTVEPERFYSRGRNTPFAGWKVKGRVLATIVDGRVVYTAEGGVVL